A region of the Denitrificimonas caeni genome:
TCTCTATTCAGTCGCAGGCACGTCGGCTTAACGACTGGCTAATAACTCTCGACCGCGTTGGACAGCTGCTCGCACTTGCGCTGGCGCTGTACCGCCAATGTGGTTACGGGCATTGACTGAGCCTTCAAGCGTCAACACAGCAAATACATCTTCGCTAATCTCGCTGCTGAACTGTTGTAATTCAGCCAAGCTCATTTGCGCTAAATCCTTACCTTCTTTGACGCCATAACCGACCGCATGGCCCACAATTTCATGGCAGTCACGAAACGGTAAACCCTTGCCAACCAAGTAATCCGCCAAGTCAGTTGCGGTAGAGAAGCCACGCAGCGCTGCTTCACGCATCATTTCCTGCTTAGGCACAATCGCCGGCACCATATCAGCAAAGGCGCGCAAGCTATCGCGCAATGTGTCAGCGGCATCAAATAGCGGCTCTTTATCTTCTTGGTTATCTTTGTTGTAGGCCAACGGCTGGCCTTTCATTAAGGTTAATAAGCCCATTAAAGCGCCAAATACACGACCACTTTTACCACGCACCAATTCGGGCACATCAGGATTTTTCTTTTGCGGCATAATCGAGCTGCCGGTGCAGAAACGATCAGGCAGGTCAACAAATTGGAACTGCGCGGAAGTCCACAGCACCAGTTCTTCAGAGAAGCGCGATAAGTGCATCATGGCAATACTGGCTGCGGCACAAAACTCGATAGCAAAATCGCGATCGGAAACGCCGTCCAACGAATTACCGGAGATCGCTTCAAAGCCCAGCAACTCACAAGTCATTTGGCGATCAATTGGGTAAGTCGTACCAGCCAATGCAGCGCTGCCCAAAGGCATACGATTGGTACGCTTACGGCAATCAACCAAGCGCTCATAGTCACGGGACAACATTTCAAACCACGCCAGCATATGATGGCCAAAGGTCACTGGCTGAGCAGTTTGCAGATGGGTAAAGCCCGGCATAATGGTTTCAGCATGTTCTTGCGCCAACCCAAGCAAACCTTCTTGTAAGCGGCTCAATTCAGCTAAGATCAGATCAATTTCATCACGCAACCACAGGCGAATATCGGTAGCAACTTGGTCATTGCGGCTACGACCGGTGTGCAGTTTTTTGCCAACAATACCAACCTGCTCAGTGAGTCGCGCTTCGATATTCATGTGCACGTCTTCAAGCTCGGTGCTCCAAACAAACTGACCGGCTTCGATTTCTTTCTCAATCGCCTGCAAGCCAGCAATCACCGTGTCGCGCTCGTCGTTGGTTAATACGCCAACTTTAGCCAGCATCGTCGCGTGGGCAATGGAGCCCATAATGTCATGGCGATATAGACGCTGATCAAAGTCCACTGACGCAGTAAAACGCGCGACAAATGCATCCACCGGCTCGCTAAAACGGCCACCCCATGACTGATTGGTTTTCTCGTTACTCATTTAATCTGCCCAGCTAAACAATAAAAGATGCCTACATAATAACAGGATGACACTGGCTTATGCCGTCCCCTAATTAATTATCTACCCCATTATGTTTTAGCCAGTCCAGCAGCCGAACTAGAGGTAAGGCGCCGCTCTGCCTAGCAATTTCTTTACCGTTACGAAACAAAATCAAACTTGGGATGGAGCGCACCCCCAACTCACCGGAGAGGGCCGGATGCGCTTCACTGTCTAGTTTGCCAAAACGGCACTGGGTGCTCAGCTGTTTTGCAGCCTCACTAAAGATTGGCGCAAACTGGCGGCACGGCCCACACCAACTGGCCCACACATCAACTAACAAGGGCACATCGCCTTTACTTTGCTGACGGAATGTTGCGCTATCTAAATCAAATACAGCGTCGATAAAAATCTGTTTTTTACAAGAACCGCACTGCGGCTGTGCTACACGCTTATCGTTAGGAATACGGTTTAGTGTGGCGCAGTGTGCGCAAGGAACAACAATTGATTCAGTCATTTTCTCACCCTCTTTAATTCAACCAGCACAATACTTTACCTAATTGCAAAGTATATAGCTCAACCTTATCCGTCAAGCATTTGCCAGCACCCTATTACTAGGCTACAACTTTAAATAGGCATGGACGAATACAACACAGCACGGAGGCTGTTTACTTATGTACTCTCAACGCGCGTTTACCTTAGTGGAAATATTTATTGTGCTCGCTTTGCTGGCTATATTAGCGCAGCTTGCAGTGCCGGCCTTGCAAGACTTTTTGGAGCGCAATCAACAGCAAGCGCTATATAATCAAATTGCGCGTGCGGTTAATCAGGCCAGAAGCCATGCGGTCACGCACCGCGTGCGAGTGGAATTGTGCGGCAGCCAAGATGGCATATCGTGCAATGCCGATTGGTCGCAAGGCTGGCTGCTACGGGAACTAGAACAAACAACACCGGTTGCGGTGACGCAACTCAACACCGATCGCCGCCGCTTGCATTGGAGCGGCTTTCAGCCAAGAATTCAGTTTTATAGCAATGGCATTAGCCCCACGGGCAATGGCCGTTTTTACAGTTGCCATAAGCAAAAAATCAGTTGGCAACTGATCCTTAACCGTCAGGGCCGTTTACGCACTGCCAGTAACGCAGAGAATGCTGCCGAAGTAGCGCGCTGTGGCTGAAGCACTACTGGCTCACACTTTATTGTTTTATGCTGAACAATACTTGCCGCGCACAACTGCTACGGGTAACACTGCTGTTATGACAAACCTAAAACCACCTGCGAGTACCGCTGACGATTTCTTTGTGCCTGAACTCTGCCAAGCAGAAGCCCTACTGGGCCTTATTCTATTGGCGGAGCTACTGGTTCTCGTTTTGGTCTTAGCCGAACCTATGGTGATCGGCCTTGACTGGATGCGTTTAGCTTTAACCTCGTTATTTGTGCAGTGGATTGTTTTATTATCCGCCGCTGGCATTTGCCGCGCCCGCCCCTATTTAGCACGCCTGTCGGCCAGCAGTGCAGTGTTAATTATTTGCGCCTTAGTGCTTTTTTTAACTCTGTTATGCACAGCCATTGCCGAGCATTTTTATCTCACCGAAGAGCTCTCAGGCGAAGCCCGCGGTCACTTATATATCCGCCATGCTCTCATTAGCTTAATTATGTGCGCTTTGCTGCTGCGCTACTTTTACCTGCAAGGTCAGTGGCGGCGGCAGCAACAAGCA
Encoded here:
- the trxC gene encoding thioredoxin TrxC; its protein translation is MTESIVVPCAHCATLNRIPNDKRVAQPQCGSCKKQIFIDAVFDLDSATFRQQSKGDVPLLVDVWASWCGPCRQFAPIFSEAAKQLSTQCRFGKLDSEAHPALSGELGVRSIPSLILFRNGKEIARQSGALPLVRLLDWLKHNGVDN
- the argH gene encoding argininosuccinate lyase — translated: MSNEKTNQSWGGRFSEPVDAFVARFTASVDFDQRLYRHDIMGSIAHATMLAKVGVLTNDERDTVIAGLQAIEKEIEAGQFVWSTELEDVHMNIEARLTEQVGIVGKKLHTGRSRNDQVATDIRLWLRDEIDLILAELSRLQEGLLGLAQEHAETIMPGFTHLQTAQPVTFGHHMLAWFEMLSRDYERLVDCRKRTNRMPLGSAALAGTTYPIDRQMTCELLGFEAISGNSLDGVSDRDFAIEFCAAASIAMMHLSRFSEELVLWTSAQFQFVDLPDRFCTGSSIMPQKKNPDVPELVRGKSGRVFGALMGLLTLMKGQPLAYNKDNQEDKEPLFDAADTLRDSLRAFADMVPAIVPKQEMMREAALRGFSTATDLADYLVGKGLPFRDCHEIVGHAVGYGVKEGKDLAQMSLAELQQFSSEISEDVFAVLTLEGSVNARNHIGGTAPAQVRAAVQRGRELLASR
- a CDS encoding GspH/FimT family pseudopilin, whose translation is MYSQRAFTLVEIFIVLALLAILAQLAVPALQDFLERNQQQALYNQIARAVNQARSHAVTHRVRVELCGSQDGISCNADWSQGWLLRELEQTTPVAVTQLNTDRRRLHWSGFQPRIQFYSNGISPTGNGRFYSCHKQKISWQLILNRQGRLRTASNAENAAEVARCG